The following coding sequences are from one Leptospira mayottensis 200901116 window:
- a CDS encoding TlyA family RNA methyltransferase — protein sequence MAKEKIRLDILLLERGLADSPEKSRSLILSGSVLVNEQKITKVGLKFPKDSEIKILNVIREYVSRGAYKLLRAFEIFPLQVDGKLCIDLGASTGGFTQVLLEKGAWKVFACDVGYGQLAEKLRNHSSVIVKDRFHLKRLSASEIEWETNRFQAPHPESIVIVADLSFISLRSVFPVFRKLREEKYIPKLECITLIKPQFEADKKDLIKGILRDPKTRIRIVRSLCNYLKKEIGGVVLGLGWSPIEGRSGNKEVLLYWKL from the coding sequence TTGGCCAAAGAAAAAATTAGACTCGATATCCTTCTGCTTGAACGGGGACTTGCGGATTCCCCGGAAAAATCGAGAAGTTTAATTCTTTCCGGTTCCGTCTTGGTAAACGAACAAAAGATAACCAAAGTCGGATTAAAATTTCCAAAAGATTCGGAAATTAAAATCCTCAATGTCATACGAGAATATGTGAGTAGAGGCGCGTATAAATTATTGAGGGCTTTTGAGATTTTCCCCTTACAGGTAGATGGAAAACTTTGTATAGACCTTGGTGCTTCGACTGGAGGATTTACACAAGTGCTTTTGGAAAAGGGAGCTTGGAAAGTTTTTGCATGCGATGTAGGCTATGGTCAGTTAGCTGAAAAGTTGCGAAACCATTCTTCCGTAATCGTGAAAGATCGTTTTCATCTGAAAAGATTGTCCGCTTCGGAAATCGAGTGGGAGACAAATCGTTTTCAAGCGCCTCATCCCGAATCGATCGTAATTGTGGCGGATCTCAGTTTCATTTCTCTCCGGTCTGTTTTTCCCGTATTCCGAAAGTTGAGAGAGGAGAAGTATATTCCGAAATTAGAATGTATTACTTTGATAAAGCCTCAGTTTGAGGCGGATAAAAAAGATCTTATAAAAGGGATTTTAAGAGATCCTAAAACTCGGATTAGGATCGTTCGTTCTCTCTGTAACTATCTCAAAAAAGAGATCGGAGGTGTTGTTTTAGGCTTAGGGTGGTCTCCGATTGAAGGTAGATCTGGAAATAAAGAAGTCCTTTTGTATTGGAAATTGTAG
- the mpl17 gene encoding cell surface protein MPL17 — MKKILFIGVLASFISSGIFAGEESPVKFKLEKSFGNSYLLKIVHPANYGIQKDAPHKIFLNAGNGVKVEKADLKVKGKTSEKKKEYFASVDPIPLIVTGKGELEIHGKIYYCNFDKNICIPGKIQQVEIIR; from the coding sequence ATGAAAAAAATATTATTCATCGGTGTTTTAGCAAGTTTTATTTCCTCCGGAATTTTTGCTGGAGAGGAAAGTCCGGTAAAATTCAAACTGGAAAAAAGTTTTGGAAATTCTTATCTTTTGAAAATCGTTCATCCGGCTAATTACGGTATTCAAAAGGATGCTCCTCATAAGATTTTTTTGAATGCAGGTAACGGAGTAAAAGTGGAAAAAGCCGATCTGAAAGTGAAAGGAAAAACTTCCGAAAAGAAAAAAGAATATTTTGCATCTGTCGATCCGATTCCCCTCATCGTAACCGGCAAAGGAGAATTAGAAATTCACGGAAAAATTTACTACTGCAATTTCGATAAAAATATCTGTATTCCCGGAAAAATCCAACAAGTCGAAATCATTCGATGA
- a CDS encoding polyprenyl synthetase family protein, with protein sequence MSRASFSAIFHSYRVVFENFLNSQTLSMLSEQSAPELFEAMKYSLVAGGKRLRPVLVLAAFGGSQNETRNTLLLGSSLECIHTYSLIHDDLPSMDNDDFRRGLPTLHKKFSEATAILAGDALNSFAFYFISLVQGENEDYFLHRDLLEILHAGCGAPGMVSGQIYDLQMERKNTKDQNSKSEQEKVAMVQLTHRLKTGALIKAALLLGNRLRKDWKKREEPLSKYGEDLGLLFQITDDILDVEGTQESLGKTPGKDQKTGKITYPALLGMERCKQMVKELQKNLISISSSFVSTDEEGTFFQELPIYIGQRKN encoded by the coding sequence GTGAGTCGAGCTTCTTTTTCCGCTATATTCCATTCTTATAGAGTTGTGTTTGAGAATTTTTTAAACTCTCAGACCCTTTCTATGCTTTCCGAACAATCTGCTCCCGAACTTTTTGAAGCGATGAAATACAGCCTTGTTGCCGGAGGTAAACGACTCAGACCGGTTTTGGTATTGGCGGCTTTCGGGGGATCTCAAAACGAAACTAGAAACACTCTTCTTCTCGGGTCGTCTTTGGAATGTATTCATACCTATTCTTTGATTCACGATGATCTTCCAAGTATGGATAACGATGATTTTAGAAGGGGTTTACCGACTCTTCATAAAAAGTTTTCTGAAGCCACGGCGATTTTGGCGGGCGACGCGTTAAATTCTTTCGCGTTTTATTTTATCTCTTTGGTTCAAGGGGAGAATGAGGATTATTTTTTGCATCGGGATTTATTAGAAATTTTACATGCGGGGTGTGGTGCACCCGGAATGGTTTCCGGACAGATCTATGATTTACAGATGGAAAGGAAAAATACGAAGGACCAAAATTCCAAGAGTGAACAAGAAAAGGTCGCAATGGTCCAATTAACTCATCGTTTAAAAACGGGAGCTCTCATTAAGGCGGCCTTACTTTTGGGGAATCGTCTTCGTAAGGATTGGAAAAAAAGAGAGGAGCCTTTATCCAAATACGGAGAAGACCTGGGTTTACTTTTCCAAATTACCGACGACATTTTGGACGTGGAAGGAACTCAGGAATCCTTGGGTAAAACTCCGGGTAAAGATCAAAAAACGGGTAAGATCACATATCCTGCGTTGTTGGGAATGGAACGTTGTAAACAAATGGTCAAAGAACTTCAAAAAAACTTAATTTCAATTTCTTCCAGTTTTGTTTCCACTGACGAAGAGGGAACATTCTTTCAGGAACTTCCGATTTACATTGGCCAAAGAAAAAATTAG
- a CDS encoding lipoprotein, with protein MKSIQLSLVVVLFLLTVRCSSAPSSKIENVHPPKMVESNEDEFIKATEGFLNSDTFQVVVSSLEGNSDIAQDQARKRAINLLIAEKGDKFRPSDKAVIKELVESKGRIVKSSDSIQGKIYFLFQVNSPALKSTLKR; from the coding sequence ATGAAATCGATTCAACTTTCCTTAGTCGTCGTATTATTTTTGCTAACGGTTCGGTGTTCATCCGCTCCTTCTTCAAAAATAGAAAACGTACATCCCCCAAAGATGGTCGAATCCAACGAGGATGAATTCATTAAAGCGACAGAAGGGTTTTTAAACTCGGATACCTTTCAAGTAGTCGTTTCTTCTTTGGAAGGAAATTCGGATATCGCTCAAGACCAGGCACGTAAAAGGGCAATCAATCTTCTCATTGCGGAAAAAGGGGACAAGTTTCGCCCCTCGGATAAAGCAGTTATCAAAGAATTAGTGGAGTCCAAAGGTAGAATCGTAAAGTCCTCCGATTCGATCCAAGGCAAAATCTATTTTTTATTTCAAGTCAATTCTCCCGCCTTGAAATCAACCCTAAAACGTTAG
- a CDS encoding acyltransferase family protein produces the protein MEQKIENKKGEILPLNGLRAFAIVVVFVYHYYFYSGYTSANNNVILQAFIEILHHFEVNLFFILSGFLISMALWREWSENGKIRYLDFFLRRNYKLLPVYYLFITISYLINRISYSMSKKWVATKELSVPETLMALNVMESTDNGLRNAWADFVFLGNYLRGPNIHTWFLSIIEQFYLIFPFFCGFVLFKRDFFTRQCILWGLYLIPGLLRICIYLNPGIFGTDYETLVFRPTHTRVDSIVMGVILMDWIVNRGDYLKRYLSGRIVSFLLILLPFLILVFINLKSESIYSFFSGTIRFNLIDFVYAFILLSVIFFPDTLLAKGLSLKFVTQIANLSYTIYIWHLLLSLISFGVLKVLLPGLFETGLTFFTLSLMLSFLFTFGVSWLIHRYVEEPLSRLFKKIFSSVSR, from the coding sequence ATGGAGCAAAAAATAGAAAATAAAAAAGGAGAAATCCTACCGCTGAACGGATTGCGCGCGTTTGCAATTGTCGTTGTATTTGTATATCATTATTATTTTTATTCCGGATATACCTCCGCAAATAATAATGTCATTCTCCAAGCATTTATCGAAATACTTCATCACTTTGAAGTGAACCTGTTTTTTATCCTCAGCGGTTTTTTAATTTCTATGGCCTTGTGGAGAGAGTGGTCGGAGAACGGAAAAATTCGTTATTTAGATTTTTTCTTAAGGAGAAATTATAAGTTACTTCCTGTTTATTATCTTTTTATCACGATTAGCTATTTGATAAATCGGATTTCCTATTCTATGAGTAAAAAATGGGTGGCGACAAAAGAGTTATCCGTACCTGAAACATTGATGGCTTTGAATGTTATGGAGAGTACGGATAACGGTTTACGAAACGCTTGGGCTGATTTCGTTTTTCTTGGGAATTATCTAAGAGGGCCTAATATTCATACTTGGTTCCTATCCATAATAGAACAATTTTATCTGATATTTCCTTTTTTCTGCGGATTCGTTCTGTTTAAACGGGATTTTTTTACAAGACAATGTATTCTTTGGGGATTGTATTTGATACCCGGCTTGTTGAGAATTTGTATTTATCTTAATCCGGGTATTTTTGGAACGGATTATGAAACCTTAGTTTTCCGTCCTACGCATACTCGCGTGGATTCGATTGTTATGGGAGTAATTCTCATGGATTGGATTGTCAATCGCGGAGATTATCTGAAAAGATATCTATCGGGTCGTATAGTGAGTTTTTTATTGATTCTATTACCCTTTTTGATTTTAGTTTTTATTAATTTAAAAAGCGAATCCATTTATTCTTTTTTTTCAGGGACGATAAGATTCAACCTAATTGATTTCGTTTACGCGTTTATTCTTTTATCGGTGATCTTCTTTCCTGACACTCTTTTGGCCAAAGGATTAAGTTTAAAATTTGTTACTCAGATTGCAAATCTAAGTTATACGATTTATATATGGCATTTGCTTCTTTCCTTGATTTCTTTCGGTGTGTTAAAAGTATTGTTACCCGGTCTTTTTGAAACTGGCCTAACTTTTTTTACTTTAAGCCTTATGCTGAGTTTTCTTTTTACCTTTGGGGTTTCTTGGTTGATACATCGATACGTTGAAGAGCCGTTGAGTCGTCTTTTTAAAAAGATTTTTTCGTCTGTATCTCGGTGA
- a CDS encoding Uma2 family endonuclease, with amino-acid sequence MNSSMHTTELKTDKELVQLPEGTLAELLGGEIFMVPAVIPEHQRVSAELHFSLMEYVRKKKQRNRVGFSDRRISRRTQRRSTRSDLYCKGAKCYHPRKKNRRRARLVAEIFSEGNAYHDLKTKKKLYEKHGVREYWIVDPMERSVEIYQNGTSGFTFLVSADSGTVESKILDGFSLEVQSLFTKPF; translated from the coding sequence ATGAATTCCTCTATGCATACGACCGAATTAAAAACGGATAAAGAACTGGTCCAACTTCCGGAAGGGACCTTGGCGGAGCTTTTGGGTGGTGAAATATTTATGGTTCCTGCTGTGATCCCCGAGCACCAAAGAGTGTCCGCTGAACTTCATTTTTCTTTAATGGAATACGTACGGAAAAAAAAACAACGGAATCGCGTTGGCTTCTCCGATCGACGTATTTCTCGACGAACACAACGTCGTTCAACCCGATCTGATCTTTATTGCAAAGGCGCGAAATGCTATCATCCAAGAAAAAAGAATCGAAGGCGCGCCCGATTGGTCGCCGAAATTTTTTCGGAAGGAAATGCGTATCACGATCTCAAAACCAAAAAGAAACTCTACGAAAAACACGGAGTCCGGGAATATTGGATCGTGGATCCGATGGAACGTTCGGTGGAGATCTATCAAAACGGAACCTCCGGTTTTACGTTTCTTGTTTCCGCGGATTCGGGTACGGTCGAGTCTAAAATCCTCGACGGATTTTCTCTGGAAGTGCAAAGTCTTTTTACGAAACCGTTTTGA
- a CDS encoding synaptic vesicle VAT-1 family membrane protein — MQRTIALVRKKGSLENVHLETETLPEPGEHEVQIEVHSIGLNFADLFAIQGLYSAVPEGAFIPGLEYSGVVIAAGKKVKNIRKKDKIMGVTRFGGYVSHLNIDSKYVFRLPPKWDFDQGAGFLVQGLTAYYALVALGDLKKGQTVLIHSAAGGVGILANRIAKKLGAFTVGTIGTSAKIDFLKKEGYDRQIVRSSRFKKDLQELLSERELDLVLECIGGKIFQESYDVMAPMGRMIVYGAAEMMGGGSGVNWLRLAYKYFSRPKLDPMRMVSDNKAIMGFNLIWLYEKVEKLTKHLNGLVKLNISPPHIGKTFPFERIDEALKYFQSGISVGKVVLKVKS, encoded by the coding sequence ATGCAAAGAACGATCGCCCTTGTCAGAAAAAAAGGATCTCTTGAAAATGTTCATTTAGAAACGGAAACTCTTCCCGAACCCGGCGAGCACGAAGTACAAATCGAAGTTCATTCGATCGGATTAAATTTCGCGGATCTATTTGCGATCCAGGGATTGTATAGTGCGGTTCCGGAAGGAGCTTTTATTCCGGGACTTGAATATTCGGGAGTTGTAATCGCTGCGGGAAAAAAGGTTAAGAACATAAGGAAAAAAGATAAAATTATGGGAGTTACCCGTTTTGGCGGTTACGTTTCTCATTTAAATATCGATTCAAAATATGTGTTCAGACTTCCTCCTAAATGGGACTTTGATCAAGGTGCTGGTTTTTTAGTGCAAGGATTGACCGCCTATTACGCGTTAGTCGCTTTAGGGGATCTTAAAAAAGGACAGACGGTTTTGATTCATAGTGCGGCCGGTGGGGTCGGAATTTTGGCAAATCGAATCGCGAAAAAATTGGGTGCGTTCACGGTTGGAACGATCGGAACTTCTGCCAAAATCGATTTTCTTAAAAAAGAAGGTTATGACAGACAAATCGTCCGTTCGAGTCGATTTAAAAAGGATCTTCAAGAGTTGCTTTCCGAAAGAGAATTGGATCTCGTTTTAGAATGTATCGGGGGAAAAATCTTTCAGGAAAGTTATGATGTCATGGCTCCGATGGGAAGGATGATTGTTTACGGTGCCGCGGAGATGATGGGTGGGGGCAGTGGAGTAAACTGGCTTCGGCTTGCCTATAAATATTTTTCCAGGCCGAAATTGGATCCGATGCGCATGGTTTCGGATAATAAAGCGATTATGGGATTCAATCTGATTTGGCTTTACGAAAAGGTGGAAAAACTAACCAAACATCTAAATGGTCTTGTCAAACTCAATATTTCTCCGCCTCATATCGGTAAAACATTTCCGTTCGAGAGGATTGACGAAGCTCTGAAATATTTTCAATCTGGTATTTCCGTTGGAAAAGTCGTATTAAAAGTAAAATCTTAA
- the alaS gene encoding alanine--tRNA ligase — MKPKSVSEIREIFLNYFKDKSHSVVPSSSLLPAGDPTLLFTTAGMVQFKPFFTGAVELPYTRATSCQKCLRTTDLEVVGKTERHCTFFEMLGNFSFGDYFKEEAIEYALDCSVNYLGFDKDKIWVTVYTDDDEAEKIWLSKGIHKDRITRLGKKDNFWGPAGDSGACGPCSELYLDRGIEKGGPDCATSGTCRPGCDCDRFLEFWNIVFNQFNQDTEGNLHPLKQTGIDTGSGLERVALLLQGADSVYDTDELRKIISFYEELSGIKYDDVVALSKIPAQKNNTAQIAANQKAAFRVVTDHIRSVLFSIGDGIYPDRTGRGYVIRRLIRRATLFGRKLNFKEPFLYKLVDKVVEIYKPRYPELGKNASAIAKIILAEEELFLKTLELGLEKIEFLVQRTRSAGKPIFSGADAFLLYGTYGFPAEMTEEIVVEQGLGFDKKGFQEELEKDRQVSRESWKANKISLMTGQETGKTEFLGYSSILGKGNIAHLFCTLSRSSDSISQKDSKPLPIERPELHSNSLSSGSGIIKSQQNVGVSPLGNKDEMGSYDYRPSSTLKEGQTGVIVLNKTPFYPEGGGQVGDIGFLRQGKNVFKVLDTQKENDVILHFGEVLSGEFSIAQELEAEVETTRRERLRFHHSGTHLLNGALRTLLGDHVLQKGSVVSPEYLRFDFSHPSALTSEEIRKIESWVNESIRKDFRVETKELPIDDAKKTGAIATFGEKYGDRVRVVQMGDASVEFCGGTHVSHTGEIGYFFIKKESSPGAGNRRIEGVCGPAVIETFQNRFAELTESVQNLNLKIKSELGGEEKNLLITSHVPGPEEIREKLEEEGASAVTFFRDLSENIVFKIEENTSLFLKAKKSLESRDFENNNSVIEQVFSSSIETGIGKIVSAIFDDKDPSSLKGLSDNLKIREKNLLVILGSKNADNASVVITCSSQLVSKGIHCGNLVKAVCEMLGGKGGGKPDMAQGGGKEKQNLESAISFAIQLAKQTLTGEKV, encoded by the coding sequence ATGAAACCAAAATCCGTATCGGAAATCCGCGAAATTTTTTTAAACTACTTCAAAGATAAATCCCACAGCGTGGTTCCGTCGTCTTCCCTTCTTCCGGCGGGAGACCCCACACTTTTATTCACGACCGCGGGAATGGTGCAATTCAAACCGTTCTTTACCGGCGCGGTCGAGCTTCCTTATACAAGAGCGACTTCCTGTCAAAAATGTCTTCGGACCACCGATCTCGAAGTGGTCGGTAAAACGGAGCGTCATTGTACTTTTTTTGAGATGCTCGGAAATTTCAGTTTCGGAGATTATTTCAAGGAAGAAGCGATCGAATACGCGCTCGATTGTTCCGTAAATTATCTCGGGTTCGACAAGGATAAGATTTGGGTCACGGTTTATACGGACGACGACGAGGCGGAAAAGATCTGGCTTTCCAAGGGAATTCACAAAGATCGCATAACGCGCTTAGGAAAAAAGGATAACTTTTGGGGACCGGCGGGAGACAGCGGGGCTTGCGGGCCTTGTTCGGAACTCTATTTGGATCGGGGAATCGAAAAGGGTGGACCCGATTGTGCGACCAGCGGAACTTGTAGACCCGGTTGCGACTGCGATCGTTTTTTAGAATTTTGGAATATAGTTTTCAATCAGTTCAATCAGGACACCGAAGGAAATCTGCATCCTCTCAAACAAACTGGGATCGACACCGGTTCCGGTCTGGAGCGAGTCGCCTTATTGCTGCAAGGCGCAGATTCCGTTTATGACACCGACGAACTCCGAAAGATCATTTCCTTTTATGAGGAGCTGTCTGGAATCAAGTATGATGATGTGGTAGCTTTATCTAAAATTCCGGCTCAGAAAAATAATACAGCACAGATTGCCGCAAATCAAAAGGCTGCGTTCCGAGTTGTAACCGATCATATTCGTTCGGTTTTGTTTTCTATTGGAGACGGAATTTATCCGGACAGAACCGGAAGGGGTTACGTTATCCGCCGTTTGATCCGCCGGGCGACTCTTTTCGGAAGAAAATTGAACTTCAAAGAACCGTTTCTTTATAAACTTGTCGATAAGGTCGTAGAAATTTACAAACCGCGTTATCCGGAACTTGGAAAAAACGCCTCCGCGATTGCAAAGATTATTCTCGCGGAAGAAGAACTTTTCTTAAAAACCTTGGAACTCGGCCTGGAAAAGATCGAGTTTCTGGTTCAGAGAACGAGATCTGCTGGCAAACCGATCTTTTCCGGAGCAGATGCATTTTTACTTTATGGAACTTACGGTTTTCCCGCGGAGATGACAGAGGAAATCGTAGTGGAACAGGGGCTTGGTTTCGACAAAAAAGGATTTCAGGAAGAACTAGAAAAAGATAGGCAGGTTTCCCGCGAATCCTGGAAAGCCAATAAGATCTCTTTAATGACGGGGCAGGAGACGGGAAAGACGGAGTTTTTGGGTTATTCTTCCATATTAGGAAAAGGGAATATTGCGCATTTATTTTGTACTTTGTCCCGAAGCTCGGATTCTATATCGCAAAAAGATTCAAAGCCACTCCCAATCGAACGACCTGAACTGCACTCCAATTCATTGAGTTCAGGAAGCGGGATTATCAAAAGTCAGCAGAATGTCGGAGTTAGTCCTTTGGGAAACAAAGATGAGATGGGTTCTTACGATTATAGACCTTCTTCTACTTTGAAAGAAGGACAGACAGGCGTGATTGTTTTAAACAAAACTCCTTTTTATCCCGAAGGAGGGGGGCAGGTCGGAGATATTGGTTTCTTGCGTCAGGGAAAAAACGTATTCAAAGTTTTGGATACCCAAAAGGAAAACGATGTTATTCTTCATTTTGGAGAGGTTTTGAGCGGAGAATTTTCCATTGCCCAGGAACTTGAGGCCGAAGTGGAGACGACTCGCAGAGAGAGACTTAGGTTTCATCATTCTGGGACCCACCTTTTAAACGGAGCACTTCGAACTCTTTTAGGAGATCATGTCCTACAAAAGGGTTCCGTCGTTTCTCCTGAGTATCTTCGTTTTGATTTTTCTCACCCTTCCGCGCTTACTTCGGAAGAAATTCGCAAAATAGAATCCTGGGTCAACGAATCGATTCGCAAGGATTTCCGAGTGGAGACTAAGGAACTGCCGATTGACGACGCGAAAAAAACCGGTGCCATCGCGACCTTCGGAGAAAAATACGGAGACCGAGTGAGAGTCGTCCAGATGGGAGACGCTTCGGTCGAGTTTTGCGGTGGAACTCATGTTTCTCATACGGGAGAGATTGGATATTTTTTTATTAAAAAAGAGTCTTCTCCGGGTGCGGGCAATCGTCGTATCGAAGGCGTATGCGGTCCGGCGGTAATTGAAACGTTCCAAAATCGTTTTGCGGAACTCACCGAATCCGTGCAAAATTTAAACTTAAAAATCAAATCGGAGTTAGGTGGGGAGGAAAAAAATCTTCTGATAACGTCTCATGTTCCCGGACCGGAGGAAATTCGGGAAAAACTTGAAGAGGAGGGAGCATCTGCGGTTACATTTTTCCGAGATCTTTCCGAAAATATTGTTTTTAAAATCGAGGAAAATACTTCTTTATTCTTAAAAGCAAAAAAAAGTTTGGAATCGAGAGATTTTGAAAATAACAATTCCGTAATCGAACAAGTATTTTCTTCTTCGATCGAAACTGGAATCGGTAAGATCGTTTCCGCAATCTTCGATGACAAGGATCCGAGTTCTCTCAAGGGTCTTTCGGATAATCTCAAGATTCGGGAAAAAAATCTTCTTGTGATTCTCGGAAGTAAAAATGCGGATAACGCGAGTGTCGTGATCACTTGTTCTTCCCAACTCGTTTCTAAGGGAATTCATTGCGGTAATTTGGTCAAAGCCGTCTGCGAAATGTTAGGTGGTAAGGGCGGTGGAAAGCCTGACATGGCTCAAGGCGGCGGTAAGGAAAAGCAAAACTTGGAATCCGCAATCTCTTTCGCGATCCAATTAGCAAAACAAACTTTAACCGGAGAAAAAGTATGA
- a CDS encoding DUF4442 domain-containing protein, with the protein MNLRKRLRFYFFNFYPPYFAAGIRYKKISKDFTHFQLSMKLHWWNQNLVGTHFGGSLYSMCDPFYMLILMENLGEEYIVWDKAATIRFITPGVGKVYADFEIPQEEIKRIRKEADEKRKLDALFQTKIYDAKTGKVVAELDKIVYVRRKERIKKEKTL; encoded by the coding sequence ATGAACTTACGGAAAAGACTTCGATTTTATTTTTTTAATTTTTATCCTCCCTATTTTGCCGCCGGAATCCGATACAAAAAAATCAGCAAAGATTTTACCCATTTTCAACTTTCTATGAAACTCCACTGGTGGAATCAAAACCTCGTTGGAACTCACTTCGGCGGTTCACTTTACTCTATGTGTGATCCGTTTTACATGCTTATTCTTATGGAAAATTTAGGAGAGGAATATATCGTCTGGGATAAAGCGGCGACGATTCGATTTATCACCCCCGGAGTGGGTAAAGTCTATGCAGATTTTGAGATTCCTCAAGAAGAGATAAAAAGAATTCGAAAAGAAGCTGACGAAAAAAGAAAGTTAGACGCGCTTTTTCAAACTAAAATTTACGATGCGAAAACGGGGAAGGTAGTCGCCGAACTTGATAAGATCGTATACGTAAGAAGAAAAGAAAGAATTAAAAAAGAAAAAACTCTATAA
- the rpsI gene encoding 30S ribosomal protein S9: protein MASTKEIWAVGRRKTSVARAKIKEGSGKITVNHKDIKDYLQNRKAIIDEAIRPLSLLNVQDKYDLNLNVTGGGITGQVGAIRHALARAICRIKPEFRPTVKKEGFLTRDPRMVERKKYGLHKARRGTQFSKR from the coding sequence ATGGCATCCACAAAAGAAATTTGGGCTGTAGGAAGAAGAAAGACCTCCGTTGCTCGTGCTAAAATCAAAGAAGGTTCCGGTAAAATTACCGTTAACCACAAAGATATCAAAGACTATCTTCAAAATCGCAAAGCAATCATTGATGAAGCGATTCGTCCTCTTTCTCTTTTGAACGTTCAGGACAAATATGATTTGAATCTGAATGTAACTGGAGGAGGAATTACCGGTCAGGTAGGGGCGATCCGTCATGCACTTGCAAGAGCGATTTGCAGAATTAAGCCGGAGTTCCGTCCAACCGTAAAAAAAGAAGGGTTCTTAACCAGAGATCCAAGAATGGTGGAAAGAAAGAAATACGGTCTGCACAAAGCGAGAAGAGGAACTCAGTTTTCCAAACGTTAA
- a CDS encoding YajQ family cyclic di-GMP-binding protein, with protein sequence MSDPSFDIVSEISKPELTNAVTQALGEIKNRFDFKGSKSDIQLEDEQLVLVSDNDAKLESVIDVLVSKMAKRGIGLKNFDFKSKIEPATGGTVRMKVKIRKGMEKEQTKEVTRIIKDSKLKVNVTIMGESVRVTGKKKDDLQEVIHLLKTSDLSFDVQFTNYK encoded by the coding sequence ATGAGTGATCCATCCTTTGACATAGTGTCCGAAATCAGTAAACCGGAGTTAACCAATGCGGTGACGCAGGCTCTCGGAGAGATCAAGAATCGTTTTGATTTTAAGGGTTCCAAGTCGGATATTCAACTCGAAGATGAACAACTCGTTTTAGTTTCGGACAATGATGCCAAACTCGAAAGTGTGATCGACGTTCTTGTTTCCAAGATGGCAAAGCGAGGGATCGGATTGAAGAATTTCGACTTTAAATCCAAGATCGAACCTGCAACCGGAGGAACCGTTCGGATGAAAGTGAAAATCCGTAAGGGAATGGAAAAGGAACAAACCAAGGAAGTGACTAGAATCATCAAGGATTCCAAACTCAAGGTCAACGTCACGATCATGGGAGAGTCCGTCCGCGTCACCGGTAAGAAAAAAGATGACCTTCAGGAAGTGATTCATCTTTTGAAAACTTCCGATCTTTCGTTCGACGTTCAGTTTACGAACTACAAGTAA
- the rplM gene encoding 50S ribosomal protein L13 — MSVLSKAHKTPSLTKENAVKGWFVVDAEGKTLGRLASGIAARLRGKHKATFTPNQDCGDNIIVINASKVKVTGNKEMQKMYYHHSRYPGGMTETVFRDLITKQPEKVIYEAVKGMLPKSKLGDKMLTHCKIFSGAEHNLQAQKPVKLEI, encoded by the coding sequence ATGTCAGTATTATCAAAAGCGCATAAAACTCCTTCTCTTACGAAAGAAAATGCCGTAAAAGGTTGGTTCGTAGTAGATGCGGAAGGAAAAACTCTGGGAAGACTCGCTTCCGGGATCGCCGCAAGACTTCGCGGAAAACACAAAGCTACCTTTACTCCGAACCAAGATTGCGGGGACAATATCATCGTTATCAATGCGTCCAAAGTGAAAGTAACCGGTAACAAGGAAATGCAAAAGATGTACTATCATCACTCTCGTTATCCGGGTGGGATGACCGAAACCGTGTTCAGAGATCTGATTACAAAACAACCGGAAAAGGTAATCTACGAAGCGGTAAAAGGAATGCTTCCAAAAAGCAAACTCGGAGATAAAATGCTCACCCACTGTAAAATTTTTTCGGGTGCGGAACACAACCTCCAGGCACAAAAGCCTGTGAAACTGGAAATCTAA